The genomic window AATATAATCTTGAAGATGAGCCCTTGAGCCCTTCGGCAATGAAACAAGTAGATTTTCCTTTATAGGCTCCAATCTCGACAACCACGGAGAAATCATTAAGAGATCTGGCTATTTTAAAAACAATCCTCCCCTCCTTGATTCCAAAATGACCTTCTTGCTTATCTATTTCCTCTAGCCGTCGGCCCTGACTTAGAAAATCCTTCAAAAGATTTCTCATCTTAGATCACTCCTCATCCCAATTAATTCCATTTCGAATACATTTATATTCCAATTATGGAACAAATAAAGCAAAAAAAATTATCCGCGTCTCGCCACAGCAACGATTTGCCTACCCCACCATTTTCTAGTCATTAAACTGATGGGCGCCCATGACGGATCTTCACACCAGATGTCCACTTTAAAATCTCTCAGCATGGCTTTAATTTTGCCGGGCGTGCAGACATTCACATGCAAGGCCTTTCCAGCTTCTCCCCTTCCCACAACTTTGACCTTTAACGCATTCCTCATGAATTCAGCAACGTTCTTAGGCCGATACTTACCTCTCAACACACGGAAGGTCCATTTCAAAAACCGGAATGGAAGATCCAGAGCCATTTTGATCGGCTGAAGATACTTCTCATAATAAAGGTTTGGTGTCGTGATGATGATCCTTCCGTTTTCTTTGAGGATTTTCTTGAATTTCTCACAGGTTCGTCCTAACTGATCGTCATTCATATGTTCAAAAACATCAAGCATAAAAATCAGATCGTAACGCCTGGAAAAATCATGATCGGCAACATCGCCAATCTCAGCCCTGGCAAAAGACCTCATCCCGACAGGAAGCATCTGTATCGTCTGCCGGGCGATATCAACGGCCGTCCTGCTATAATCCAGACCTAATACATGAGCTCCCTTCTTTGCGCAATAATATAATAATTCGCCCCTGCCGCAACCGACATCCAAGATTTCATCGCCTTGTCGCGGAACAGCGATCTCCAGGACGTGCTTATATTTAGGGTGGATAGCGATATCCAGCCCTTGCGCGTATTCATGGCACCCTTCGTTATCATGATAATAATAATTCGCGTCGTAGAGATTGGGGTCGACGATCTTTCGATTGCTCATACGGTCTTCTCTTGGACTGTCTTAAATGAATCCGGCGCCTTACGCCGATTTTTTCTTTTTTTCGTGAAACCAGTAATAAATGCCAAAGATGCGGATAATAAACCACTCTTCGTATCTGGACCTATAGAACCAGAAAGGCGAAAACAGGTCAAATTTCGATTCCATACCCTTTGATATACGATACAAGCTAATGACCCTCCGATAATGCTATGCCGAGAGTCTTAAACAATGTCTTGAGCCGGTCTCGATACGTGTGGCGACCGTTGACAAGATCAAAACCATTTTTTGCGATCTCCATCCTCTTTTCAGAATGCGCCAGATAAAACTCGATCTTTTGCCTCATCTCGCCCTGGATATCATCGAACATGGCCAAATGCTTGTTTTCTTCAAAAAGCTCATCAACGCCGTTCCCCTTCACGCGATGCGTCAAGAACATGGCCCCCGCCCCCATAGCCTCAAAGAACCGGGCGTTGATATCGTTATGGATCGGGTAATTAACGACAATCTTGGCTTTGGAGTAAAAATCGTATAATTGTTCGCGTTCGGCACGACCGATGTAAGAATTGGGATAATAATACCTGAGCGTCTCGATGACCACCTTTCGAAGGCTGTATTTCCCTTCCGTGCCGATAAAACAGATGTCGTATAGGCGCTGATCGTCGCCCAAAAATATCTGTCCCGGCTTCAGCGCATCGGCAGCCCACGGCAGCCAATGAGCCGTAACTCTCGTATCTTTCTTCAATCGCTGGATGTCGTCTTTTTGCGCCAGGAAAAGCGCATCATAATTTGCGGCCTGTCTTCTGATTTTCTTGTAAGGTTTCTTGAGGTGGGTATCGGAAATCCACCAGGCGGCCGGGTGCAGGCGTTGAGGCATCACAATCGTATAATCTCCGTCGTCAAAGCGGATATAAAAATCGAAACCGCCCTTGACCGACTGGATCTCCTGCATATCAAATTGATGCAGCTCAAAAAGCGGATCGCGCCGAAGGATCTCCATGCAGCGCTCCCCCATCGCAACCCGGGAATTCCGATGAAAAACCAAAGCCAAGCGTTTCTTGCCCTTTGAAGAAGTTTGATTATCCAAGATCGTTATGCTCTAGCCTGCTGTTGTTTCTTTTTGCGCTTGCGGCTTTTTTTGCCCTGCGTGACCCAGAACCCATGCCACCATCCATAGAGATCATACAGGGTCTTGCGGCCCTGCTCACCCGTATAAACCCAGGGTTGCCAGCTCTTACTCCATTCCAGGATTTGTTCTTTTGTATACTTTGTGTCAATGAGCCGGACTTTAGACTCACGGAATTTGCGGCTGCAGATCTTTTGCAATTCGGCGTAATTCGACGCAGAGACCAGCTCATCCCCCTTCTGGTTCTTGAAAGGCGGCAAGGGCAAAGCGGCGCTGCACCGAAAACAATACCTGTTGATCTGGTCTTCAAAATCCTTTACCGTCCTCTTCCACCAGCCTTTTTCCAGAGGATATCCGCCAGGACCATCAAAAAGCATGTCCATGGCTGCGGCGACTTCGCAGAAAAACCCACCCTTTGGATTAATCGAAGGCGACCATTTTTCCTGTATCCAGCATTTATCGATCAAGGTACGCATGAAGGCGCGATCATCCAGCACATCTTCCATCGCGATCAAAAGAGGCTGATGCTTCTGGGTATCATCTTCATGGTCATTGTAATAAATGTTCTCGGCGAACGTCTGACGGATAATATCCCGATACTCTTTCCATTTGTAGCCGGAAGTCCACAAGAATCGCTTCTCCAGGGGCATCTTCTTGCGCAGGATTTCGCAAATCTCCCTGAATTTCGGATGAAGAGTAGGCTCACCCCCCATCACACCCACTCCTCCCGGATAGCCTTCCAAAGAATCAAGGGCCTTTTCAAACGTCCCCAAATCCATGAAATAGGGCTTGCCGTGATGTCCGACAAAGCGCGTGCAATGCAAACACTGATGTATGCATGCATTTGTAATTTCAATCTGAATCAACCATGTCTCCCCAATCGCCTTCATCCATCCCCCTCCAATCAAAGCTAAAACCAGTATGGGTTATCTGCTACTATCTAGTACTATTTTATCTAAAAATAGACGCCTCTATTATTTCTCCTCCTTAACCAAGAAATCTATTAGATCTTTATCGTTAAAAATATTCTCTATTGCAGCAGAAAATGCGCAATTGACTACTTTGGCATTTGTTTCTTGCGAACCGAGAAAACAAGTTCTGATCTCTCTTTGCCCATGATACATCTTTTCATATGTTTGACCCGCAGCATTTGTTGCAACAATCTTAATTGTGGATTTTCCGATATTGCCACCTGTCCAAAAGCCCATTTCTACATCATAAGCAAGAACCCTTAATTCAACTTTCATCGATGTAGCTGATTCATCTTTTGCCACAGGAAGAAAGCCTTTCTTCCGCAGCCCATCCGACATCGCCGTTTGCAAAATTTCTGGCACATCTTGATCAGTCGTAATCTTGGCCGTCTTCATCCCATAAACATTCGATCTATTGCCAATGATCCGATCTTCTCTTTCATCTACAACGCATAGACCGATCTTTTTACCAGCGCCTACCTGAGAAGATAAAATATTTGCTGAAGGTTCAACTTTCAAATTTTGGCTGATATAAGCGCACCCCGATACTAAAAAAGATAGGAAAATAAAGCAGGCTGTCTTTCTCATTCTATATTCCCTCCCCGTTTTTCAGCGACAGTCACATCCCCGTTGAGGTCCGATCACTTGTTTTCCCCTCCTAGGTATGAACAACCGTCCCAATCATTTTCCCAGTATCATTCCTTAAATTGCCCCTTCTAGTGAAGAATTAAAGAGTGCTGCGCTCTACTCTGAATAAACGCAAATAACCCAATTAAAATAGGCGGTATTAATAAAACAATTAAAATTATAAAAATTTTGATTTTATTAATACCGCCATATCCTTTAAATTTATTGTTATAAATTTTGCTGGCCAGCCAAAAGAAATATAGACTCCCTAATTCTAAAAAAATTATTAATACTAAATTCAATTGATAATCTAAGTATTTTCCTAGAGGATTTAGAATAAGAGCAACACCAAGAGTACTAACAGCAATCTTTTCTTTATTATTTTTTATTGATATTATTCCCATAAAAATTAAGATTAATCCAATATTGACATAGAGCCAAAAATCTCCGTATTTAATAATATCTTGAGATTTGATAAAAATCGTTTTTAATAATTTTACCAGATCAGAAAATATTAAAAGTGTGTAAAAACCGAGTATGTATATAAATTTAAATTTTTCAAGAAAGCTAAATTGTTTTTTCACTGTATTATTTTGTATTTGCATTTTTAATCACAGGGTAATGATATTGCTGCTCTCCATAAATTGGAACCCACGCTCTCCTAGCTGCATCAACTGCATAAGTTATGCTTGATGCGACAACAGCAGCGCCAGCCAAAAGATTAAAAGGAAAAGATGCAGCTGCGGCAACAATCACTCCTACTCCTAACCCCCATCCAGACTGTATCATAGAACTCGTATAATCCCCCCAAAAAAGACCATGATTGAAATACTTGCCTTCTGTACTTACATTAAGCCAATTTTCAGATGGAGCGCTATCTAGAACACGTATAAACTTGTTCTCTGAAACAGCTGCTATTTTTGCAGCAGTCTTGAGCTGTCCTTCGACTCCGCCTTCTTCACGTGCCGCATCCAAGGTCTGTTGCAGATTAGCAGCTCTCTTTTGCTCAGTCTGTTTTTCAGTTTCTGTTTTTGGTTTTCTGTTTCCTGACTCCGCAACTCTATTTGCAAGATAACCGACAGAACTATATAACGCCCCCATCCAGGCACCTTGACCAAGGTCGCCACCAAAGATTGCCGCTCCAATAGCACCGCTCCCTGCGCCCCCAAGTACCGCAGCAGCAAAACCTGGCCAGAATTGATCACCAGCCGAATAACCTAACCCACATCCTATGCCAGCGCCTATTCCTCCAACCAAAGCGTTCATTCCAATATCGCCACCGTAAGCTGCTCCATTTATGGCACCTGATGCAGCCCCTCCGGCTGAAGCTCCGACAAAAGCCCACGCAGGTCCCCACAATGAACTTGCTGCCGTTGCTCCCGCGCCAATTAAACCAGCTCCCAAGGCACCTAATAACAGACCTTGCCAAACAGGTTGATCATTAACTGCTGCTGATATTGCTCCTAAAATCGCGCCGATAATTATAAACCAAAAATGCCCACTTGGATCCATGTAATTCAGCGGATTATTGCGGCAATAGGAATAACGATTCAGGGATTGAGGGTCGTAGGGCGCCTGGACAACGGTGTCGGCTGAAACGAAGCGGCCGATTTCGGGATCATAGTAGCGCGCGCTGTAGAAATAAAGCCCCGTTGCATCCAGCTCCTTACCGGTGAATTTGTAATCCGTGACATCCACGCCTTCGTTTTTGGAAACACTACCATAAGGCGCGTATTCCAGATGTTGGACCTGCTGGCCGTTCTGATCGGTAACAATGCTTGAAGACCCCAGATGATCTCCATGATAATAGTTTATGTCTGCCGACCCGCCAGCCACAGATTTAATGCTGCAAACTCTCGTCGATCCTGCAAAGACATGTTTAATCTGCGTAAGCTGATTTCCGGAATCTGTGCAATCGTCCTTTTCAAAGAGCGATCCGATATAAGTTGTGGTCCGGGTTTCGTTGTCGGCGGTTCGAGAAACCCTTACCCGCCCTCCGTCCCCGTCATACATAAATGACGTCACGGCATCGGGTTGAATTATCCTAATTATACGATTTTCAACGTCATATTCCAGGGTTTTATTTTTTCCTGACGTCATGTTTCCATTGGCATCGTACTCGTAGCTATAACTGCTTGCGGACGTCACGGCATGTGGCCCGGCATTCGCGCCGTATAGCATAAAACCAACATCAGACTTATACGTCATGTTGCCAATGGCATCGTATTGAAAATTATGATTGGATACGCCGTCTCCATCGGGAATATTCTGCGCGGAAGTCAAGCGATCCAGCTCATCATAGCCGAACGTGCGGATATTATTACGCAGATTATCCGTTAAGGTCGCCACATTGCCGTTTTTGTCAAAGATATAGTTCAAATCCTGCAGATGGACGCTTCCGCTCACCGTGTCTATGCGCGCCAATCTCAAATCCTGGCCATAGCTATAATCTGTGCTTACACCATTACCATACCGAATACGACGTATGCGCCCTTGACTGTCATAGTCTATTGAATTTACGTAATCCGTTGAGGTCGAAGTACTGGACACTCTTTCCAGAAATCCGGAATTGGTATCGTAAGAATATTCGACTGCTTCGCTATCGGGATAAATCAATTTTGTCAGACGATCCCAGGCATCATATTCTCTTTGAACCTCATATGCGTGAGCATCGACAGTCTTGACGGACTTTATTTCCCGGCCAAGCTTGTCATAGAAGAATTCCGTCGTCCCGGAACCATCGACGACTTTCGACAGGCGGCCTATGCAGTTCTCCTTGGCTGCTTCATCGTAAATATATGTTGCAAGTATTTGCCCATCGACTTGCTTGCCGGTCAGCCGATTCAAATCATCATAACTGAATTCCAGAACCTGATTTTTTGCATCGGTCTGCTTGATTAAATTTCCCAAAAGATCGTATTCATATGTCCAGACCCCCATATCGGGATCATCCATTTTGATCTTGCGTCCCGCAGAATCATACCAGATTTGCGAAATATTCCCTTGGGTATCTGTCACCTTAAGCAAGTTATCTTGGATATCATAGTCGTAAACTGTCTTGTATACCCCACCTTGGGTGAATTCCGTGACTTCAATAACATTGCCGTAAATGTTTTTTAGGATTCCCTTCTTGTGGCCCATCGGATCAACAGTCTCAACATAAAGCGGTGTCACATAGAAAACCTGGCTTTCGGCGTCTTTGGCCGTCCCCGGAAAATCTGATATCGTCTTTGTGATGCGGCCGCGAATATCGTATTCGTATCGCACATATGAAATCTGGGCTTCCGGCTCATCGACATAATGCGCAATTGATTCCTTTTCGACCCGGCCTATATTGTCGAAATAGGTCTCAGTCGAAACCTGACGGCTATTTTCTCCGTCCTCACCGTTTGAAACCGTTTTGTATTTTCTAGCCAGGCCATCCACATATTCCGTTTTTTCAAGATTGCCCTGCCGGGAAGCTTTGGTATTGAAATCAGGATAATTGAATTCTGTTACAACTTCACCATAAGCGTTCATTGTCTGGACAGGACGACCGAGAGAGTCATAAGAGGTCGAGCTCATATTACCGTTAGGATCTGTCGACTGGATGATCACGCCCAATTTTGGGTCATAAACGTAAGAAACTACGTGGCCTAAAGTATTAGCGATATTCAAAGGAAAGGAATTGAATACCGTCTCATATTCCGTCGTCACTGTACGGCCCAAAGCATCTGTCGTCGCCACCACATTACCAAAAATGTCGTATAAATAACTGCGGGCGACCGATTGCTGACCGCCCGTTAAAGGATTGACGACAACCATAGACTCCTTGCCTACATTGCCACGCGAATCGTATTCAAAGCTTTTTTTCGTCACGACAGCATCGTCTTTATCCTTCAAGATAACCTCTAACGGCCTATTCAAACCCGTCTCATAGGCGCGTGCAAATGTTGTTTCCGTCGTTTTTTCATCGCCTTCTTTTAAAATGTCTCCCAGACTCCTTACCTCAAGGGGGTTGCCTATAGCGTCATAATCAAATTCACTGGCTGTGCTTAATACAGAGCCATCCTCCTCCCACACAATCGTGTCCTGACGAATCAAAGCAGGAAACCCAAGAACATTATCGGCAGGACCGGCCTTCCTGACATCGTAGGTATTGCTCGCCTGACTGATTTGACGGCCATTCCCATCAAATGCGGCAATCTTTTCTATCTGCCCCTTCAAGGCGCCATCCTGATCAAGCTTACCCTGATAGAAATACGTTTCCGTGTAATTTCCCGTAACGGGATCAAGTGCCTTAACTTTCCCAAATCCGCGGAATTCACGCTCAACGGCATCATAATAGCCACCCGAAAAGACAAACTGCTGATTATAAGATTCTTGCGGTGATCCAAGGGGCAGCGTATCAATGATCTTAATCTCGGATGCCACCTGCACCGGAAACGGCAGCCCAGGATTATCTGCGATAGAAGCATAAGAATACACAATTTCCGTCTTACCTCCGATACCATTAGCAATCTGCCGAAGCAGATCTGGCGGCCTTTGATCGGTAATCTGCGTTTTCCATCGTAAAATTCCAATCAATTCATGGTCATAGCCGGCGCGATCGGATATGCCATCGCCGTTAAAATCACCAGTTGTAACGAATTCATCGGCACTGCTGCCAAAACTCCCCAAGAGTCCTTTTGTCGAAAAATTTTCTCCGGTCGAAACCGCGTAATACCAATCCTGGCTGGATTTGTCCCAATATCCAACATCTGAAATCCCATCGTTGTTATAGTCTGAAACTACGGGCTCTTTGCCGGCCCCGAATCCTGAAATCCAAACGCCGCCGTCCAGAAAAGTCCTACCATTGGAAAGCGCGACCTTATATTCACCGCTTGATTTCTTAACAAGGCAGAGGTCTGCCAATGAATCTCCGTTAAAATCCCCCATCAACATCGAATAATTCGTTCCAAAACCGGCCAGCCACGTCGTCATGGCACCAAAACCGCTGCCTTGGCTTAAAACGACTCGCACCTCTCCTGTTTCTTTGTTATATAACCCGAAATCACAATATTTATCTCCGTTGAAATTCCCAGAAAAAACAAGCCATGATGAAGGATTTTCCGTAAAATCCAGCCATAACGCAGGCAAAGACAATCCGCTTCCCGTCGATAAGGCTATACGCAGTTCACCGTTCGTCTTGTTATACAGTCCGGCATCGGCTTTTCCATCACCATTAAAATCTCCCCCTACCGGAGATACATCGACACCAGTCGTCCCCGACTGGAGCCAGTCAGAGGCATTCGTAAAAACACCACCTTCTGAAATCGCTACCTCCCAAACCCCTGTTGCGCCGTTATATAGCCCCAGATCGCACAGAGCATCGCCATCGAAATCACCCATGATCGGAAATATCAGATTCGTTGAGGCATTCGGATCTACGACATCCACGCCGACCGAACTCTCGACACTTAAACCGCCTGTATCTGCGACAACTACTGACACCGCGTGGTCTCCTGCATCATCAAAAGAAATCGTTTTCTCATACACGCCATCGAGATCACCGGAGGCTATTTCCTGGCTGTCTTTCTTCAAAATAAAGGTCAACCCGTCTCCATCCGGATCGCTGCTCGATATCCGGACTATCACATCTTCGCCTTTGTTGATAGTATATGTACTCAAGCTTAAAGCGACTTCCGGCGATCTATTAACATTATTAACAACAATGGTTCCGTTTTCGGTGACAGTATCGATGCCATCCGAAGCCGTGACGCTATAAGGATAAGAGCCAGCATCATCATATCCTGTCAGCCATTTTCCCGCCGTATCCCAAGGAGACGAGTAATAATAAGTGATGGCATCGCCATCTGCATCGGTCGCTTGAGGAGTTACAACTGCTAATTGGCCTTCCTGAACCGTAATATCGGACAAAGCTGCCAAGACAGGCGGACGATTGACATTTTTGACATTAACCTTAACATCTTGGTTGGCAACAAGACCGGTGGCATCCGTGGCTCTAACTGTGACGACATACATTCCTGCGTCATCATAGTCTGTCTGCCACCGGCCCTGTGCATCAAACGGTGCGCTAAATGCATACACGATCTCATCATCATCCAAGTCTGTCGCATGCGGTGTAATCACAACCTCCTGGTTTTCGTCCGCATAAATGTCCGGAATAAAATCAAGAACGGGCGCATTATCCACGCCTTCTACCTGAAGAGTCACTTCATTCGAAGAAACGGGGTTCCCTTCCATATCTTTTGCTTTAAATATAACCACCTCTGTCCCAAACCAACCCTGAGACTGGGAAAAACTTACCTCGTTCGTCACAGGATCAATCTGCACGACAACGCTCTGATTGCCGCTAACCGAATAATCCAAAGCATTACCGTCAAAACTCAAAAAATAGTCATCCAGATCGAATGCATTCGTTTTAACCCCGTTCTCAAGCCAATTCTGGTTAGGAATAATATATGCCAAAAGAGGCGGGGTCGATTTCGTCGTTGCAACATAACCGCTTTCCAGAACAAAAGTTGCGCTATTGGTCCGGCCAACACACGATTCACCAAAACTATCCTGGCTGACAGCAAAACCCGATGCCACACGACTGCCTGCACCTTGAACAACAGCGCCACTTTGTATTATCAGGCTTGAACCGGCCATACTGAATGCCAATGCCTCCCTGGCGCCGCCAAACACCAGCATATGAGCACAGATCAAAACAACCGAGACTATTTTTTGCATAAATACCTCTATCTTAGTTATTGCTCTGGTATTCGAAGGCCTGTTTAGGGAAACAGGAACCATCGCCTGCGCACTGCTGGAATGACGCCACAACAGAACGATCCGTGTCATCACTCTTGCCATATTCGATGACATAACGCCAAACCAGATCGCCGTTACACTTTGCCAGGATTTCCTTAAGGCGCTTTGCTGTTTCTATCTTTGTCCCGCTAATATAGCTAAATACATGGTCTGCCCTGTCCTCCAGAACAAAATCAACTGAATTCCTGCCCGTAACGCCGGCATTTTCGTTTCCTGTATAAATGATGCGCAATAAGTATGTTTTCCCGGCATCTTTAGCGTAGTCATATTTCACATCGTTACCATTTGTATCCAGAACCCTGGTCAAATACCAACTAAACGTCCCTCCCCAACCCGCCTCCCTGCTTTCATCCGTCTCGCCGAACTTCAAGACATTGCCGTCCTTCCCCAAAGCTCGCCAGCTGTCATTGCTCTCCTTATAAAATCTAGTAAATGAAGACTCAATCTTTGTTTGATACAGGTTATCAACCAAATGCACCAATTCCGTTGTCCCAGCATCCGTAACTAAATAGAACGTATCTTTGGTATCATCATAAGTCGGCACGCCAAGCCGCGTTGAACGGACGATATATCCTTGTTTCAGATCAAACCCCATGCCCAACCAAGAATTCGCATTTGAAGAACGATAGACAAGCGCAAGCGAAGGTTGGATGCTTTTCCGCCCCGGCGCCACGGTGATCGGAAAACTATGGCTGAACGCCCCTGTTAGAAGATCCGGCAACGGAATCTTTACCCCGCCGCCAATCGGCGCACCTTGAGACACAAGGCTCATCAAAGCCGCATATGTGGAAAAATGATCCACTGAAAAAGTCACGCTATAACCATCTGAAGAAATAACCGACGTTTTTCCTGTAGAGATGATCTTCTGTTCGACGCTATCATAGAGCCCCAACTCAACCGGAGTCCCCGGAATACCAGCCTGGTCCAATCGATAAATAAGTTGAACGGGGACATTAAAAACCAAACCATAAGGCTTGCATTCAACAACATTCAAAAGCATCGTCTGGTTTGGAATGGCCCCTTCCATGAACTCTGGATTCACGGGGAGTATCTCAAAACCACGCGCTGTAGACATGGCTCCTTCCGGAATAATCAATCTTGTCTTCCCGTCAGATGAGAGGACTTCGCCTCCCTCGGGCCCTATGATTGTCCCTGGTTCTGTGATCGTGCATGCACCCTTTTTTGTCCAACCGGCTTTTAATCCCCCAGCATCCTGCATATAGAGGTATATGTTCTTTGCGCCCAAAAACGTCTCCTTGAATGAAACCACCCAGCGAATTGTCATCCTCGAGCCGCTACCTGAAACGCTTGTCTGCGAGCAATCCATCCTCACATATGAATTCTCAAGTATTCGCGCTGCTCCGGGAGCATATCCTGTCCCCCATGAAGTATTGGTATCGTTACGTAAATAAAGTTTATTGGTTGCCCGGTTATAATAGGCCTCGAATGATTTTGCCTTGTTTGTCGATACGTTCACATGGATGTAAGCCGTCTTGATATTTGTCCACCCGTCCGCATCGTTATACTCGACAGTAAATGTCATATAATTGTTTGCTGAAATAACCGCGTTAGACGGAGAAACGGAACCCAGCGTAGGCGATGTAGCAAAAACAGAAACCGGGAAAACAGACAATAAGCCCAAAACAACAAGAAAGCTTCTCATAGAGATCCTCCTGCGTTTCAACCACAAACAAAATGATTCAGGATTACGGCGCGCGCAGAGTATGTTGTCTCTGCATAAACCGCAATGGCGGGGCATGCCTTTTTTGAGGAATTGTTCGGCGAGTTTTTCTTTGAGCTCGAATGTAATCATACTTACTGATTTATAGCTGAACATAATTTTTGTTGCAATAACGAGTATACATCTTGTTCCATTTATGTCAACTATTATTTTTCCATAAATGGAACTAATCTTACAACTTGTTGCATGCCAATTTGATACAATTTCCTTATTTTTTGAATTTACTCATATAATATTTCCAATTTTGTTTGACTTTTTGTTCCATTTATGATATCTTTAAACAAAGGAGAAGGCTATGAAATTAGGCGAAAAACTTAAAGCATTAAGGAAACAGAAGGATCTTACGCTGGATAAACTCTCCGAGCTTTCTGGGGTCGCCAAGGCCACATTGAGCCGTATTGAAAATGGCGTCACAACCGGGAATCTCAATACCCATCTTAAAATATGCGACGCTTTGGGTGTCAACCTTGGGGAGCTTTATAAGGGGCTGGAGAATGCCGAGGAAAAAGTGGTCGCCTTTGATGAAAAGACAATAAAAGAGGCGGAGGTTTTCAATTACGACGAAAAGGTATCATCTATCATTCTGGCCAGACAAACCGGGAAAAAGAAAATGCTACCCCAGCTTTTAATCATAGAGCCGCAAAAAGGAACACCAGCAGAAGAAAATTCCCCTGGAACGGATAAATTCATCTTTTGCCTCGAAGGAGAAACAGAATTAAAGATCGGAAACAAAGCCTATCAGCTTAAAAAAAATGGCAGTACTTACTTCGATGCATCCCTCCCTCACTCTGTCAAGAACACCGGCTCAAAACCCGCAAAGCTGATCACCGTCGTTAGTCCGGTCGCTTTATAATCAGACAACCCATTAACTTTCACCATGGGAGGAAACATGACAGCTAAAAAAAGAATCTTAATATGTGATGACGAAGAAGGTATTAGAGAATCTTTAAAGTTGATCCTTGAAAACGATTACGATCTAATCTTTAGCTGCAGCGGTAAGGAATGTCTTGAAAAACTTGAGCGCCATAGAGACATCAAACTCGTCCTGCTCGATATTAAAATGCCCAAACAAAACGGCCTTGAGGTCACCCGTGAAATTAAACGCGTACGGCCTGAAATCAAAATCATCATCGTCACCGGCTATGCCAGCCCTGAAATCGCTCAAGAAGCCATGTCTGCAGGCGCCGATGACTACATCCCAAAACCCTTTGCTTCAAAAGAAATCCTCAAAAAAATAAGCGAGTCCTTCTAATTTCATGCCCTCAATAAATTGGTTCTTCATTTCAAGCCTTTCTCTCAGCATAACATCCTTAGTTCTTTCAATTTTACTTCTGGTTTTTGGAAAAGAAAAAGTACATAAAATGTGGGTTTTTTTCAATGTTTCTCTTCTTGCCTGGGGAACATCCGCTACCATAGCCAGCACTCTCCCCCTTTCTCATATCAATCTTGCCGATCTAT from Patescibacteria group bacterium includes these protein-coding regions:
- a CDS encoding RHS repeat-associated core domain-containing protein; protein product: MQKIVSVVLICAHMLVFGGAREALAFSMAGSSLIIQSGAVVQGAGSRVASGFAVSQDSFGESCVGRTNSATFVLESGYVATTKSTPPLLAYIIPNQNWLENGVKTNAFDLDDYFLSFDGNALDYSVSGNQSVVVQIDPVTNEVSFSQSQGWFGTEVVIFKAKDMEGNPVSSNEVTLQVEGVDNAPVLDFIPDIYADENQEVVITPHATDLDDDEIVYAFSAPFDAQGRWQTDYDDAGMYVVTVRATDATGLVANQDVKVNVKNVNRPPVLAALSDITVQEGQLAVVTPQATDADGDAITYYYSSPWDTAGKWLTGYDDAGSYPYSVTASDGIDTVTENGTIVVNNVNRSPEVALSLSTYTINKGEDVIVRISSSDPDGDGLTFILKKDSQEIASGDLDGVYEKTISFDDAGDHAVSVVVADTGGLSVESSVGVDVVDPNASTNLIFPIMGDFDGDALCDLGLYNGATGVWEVAISEGGVFTNASDWLQSGTTGVDVSPVGGDFNGDGKADAGLYNKTNGELRIALSTGSGLSLPALWLDFTENPSSWLVFSGNFNGDKYCDFGLYNKETGEVRVVLSQGSGFGAMTTWLAGFGTNYSMLMGDFNGDSLADLCLVKKSSGEYKVALSNGRTFLDGGVWISGFGAGKEPVVSDYNNDGISDVGYWDKSSQDWYYAVSTGENFSTKGLLGSFGSSADEFVTTGDFNGDGISDRAGYDHELIGILRWKTQITDQRPPDLLRQIANGIGGKTEIVYSYASIADNPGLPFPVQVASEIKIIDTLPLGSPQESYNQQFVFSGGYYDAVEREFRGFGKVKALDPVTGNYTETYFYQGKLDQDGALKGQIEKIAAFDGNGRQISQASNTYDVRKAGPADNVLGFPALIRQDTIVWEEDGSVLSTASEFDYDAIGNPLEVRSLGDILKEGDEKTTETTFARAYETGLNRPLEVILKDKDDAVVTKKSFEYDSRGNVGKESMVVVNPLTGGQQSVARSYLYDIFGNVVATTDALGRTVTTEYETVFNSFPLNIANTLGHVVSYVYDPKLGVIIQSTDPNGNMSSTSYDSLGRPVQTMNAYGEVVTEFNYPDFNTKASRQGNLEKTEYVDGLARKYKTVSNGEDGENSRQVSTETYFDNIGRVEKESIAHYVDEPEAQISYVRYEYDIRGRITKTISDFPGTAKDAESQVFYVTPLYVETVDPMGHKKGILKNIYGNVIEVTEFTQGGVYKTVYDYDIQDNLLKVTDTQGNISQIWYDSAGRKIKMDDPDMGVWTYEYDLLGNLIKQTDAKNQVLEFSYDDLNRLTGKQVDGQILATYIYDEAAKENCIGRLSKVVDGSGTTEFFYDKLGREIKSVKTVDAHAYEVQREYDAWDRLTKLIYPDSEAVEYSYDTNSGFLERVSSTSTSTDYVNSIDYDSQGRIRRIRYGNGVSTDYSYGQDLRLARIDTVSGSVHLQDLNYIFDKNGNVATLTDNLRNNIRTFGYDELDRLTSAQNIPDGDGVSNHNFQYDAIGNMTYKSDVGFMLYGANAGPHAVTSASSYSYEYDANGNMTSGKNKTLEYDVENRIIRIIQPDAVTSFMYDGDGGRVRVSRTADNETRTTTYIGSLFEKDDCTDSGNQLTQIKHVFAGSTRVCSIKSVAGGSADINYYHGDHLGSSSIVTDQNGQQVQHLEYAPYGSVSKNEGVDVTDYKFTGKELDATGLYFYSARYYDPEIGRFVSADTVVQAPYDPQSLNRYSYCRNNPLNYMDPSGHFWFIIIGAILGAISAAVNDQPVWQGLLLGALGAGLIGAGATAASSLWGPAWAFVGASAGGAASGAINGAAYGGDIGMNALVGGIGAGIGCGLGYSAGDQFWPGFAAAVLGGAGSGAIGAAIFGGDLGQGAWMGALYSSVGYLANRVAESGNRKPKTETEKQTEQKRAANLQQTLDAAREEGGVEGQLKTAAKIAAVSENKFIRVLDSAPSENWLNVSTEGKYFNHGLFWGDYTSSMIQSGWGLGVGVIVAAAASFPFNLLAGAAVVASSITYAVDAARRAWVPIYGEQQYHYPVIKNANTK